TCGGGCATGAGGATAGGAACTGCGGCTGTAACAACTCGCGGCATGAAAGAAATTGACATGGCTAGAATTGTTGACATGATCGATACGACTTTGATGGTGAGAGCGGATGAGAGAAAGCTTGAGGATGTGAAGATTGAAATCAATGAATGGATGAAGGAGTTTCCTTTGTACAGCTAGTAAATAGAAACTATAGATAATTTAAGAAAGGCCTTATGAGAGTAAGGTCTTTTTTTATGGGCAAGGATTTATATTTTACGCCATTTCATCTTCTGATGAACTGCTTGACTCTGGACTTGGAATAAAATAAGGAGGAAATTCATCGCCAATGTTGTAATCCATATTCTGATGAAGAGCTATCATATAGGCGAAAAGTTGCTGCAATAATTCTCTGAGACTGTTGAAATTATATTCCATATTGAGCGATCTCAATTCGAATATAGGGGCCTCCTTTCCATTTGTCGCGAGCATATCCAACTTGCCTCCAAATCCTCCCAAAGCTTCTATATGAGTTTTGGCTTCAGGGTTGGGGAAATGCTCGCTTGTCAACAGGTCTTTGCCCTGCATCATTTCTTGCAGCCACATTTTCCGTGTTAGCTCAGCTAGTATATCGGGAGGCATGTTTGCGTATTTTTTTCGGTTGTTGTAAACTCCTTTTTCAAACAAAGGCTTTTCCAGTTCAATTTCGGGATTCATTATTTGAGGAAAATACCTTATCGACACCGGCTCAAAATGATTTGTTGGGAGCAAGCTCTGTTTCATTGAATCTTGGGAGCCAACCAGCTTCATTAATTCTATCCATAATGCGGAATTGTCAGCGGATAGCGCGTCTTTTTCATGTTTGGGTATAAGTTTTGCCATGCTGGCGAAATCAGTTCTAGCCAATAGTTTAGTAAAGGCCTTGGGGTATTCTTTGATTTCTTTGGTGCCGTAAATCAAATACATGACAACAAGGTCGGTAAAGCCTTTGAGTTCTATGCTCGGCTCTTTTAAAGGGTGCCCATCGGGAAATTCATTTGCGAATAAAGCCAAGGCGCAAGAACTGATTCTTGACGCTTGTCCAAGATAAAATGTGTTTACTCGGTAGCCTTGGAGAATATCCCAGCCTGTAAGGCGTCTTCCCCAATCTTTTTTCTTGATTTGGGCTTCAGTTTCGGGCTGACCGCCAGCTCCTAAATCCAGCAGAAATTCATGGACTTTGTCCATAGAGACTCCAATGGTGACTTGAGGCTTTCCTGCTAGCCCTGCAACTCTTACTTGCTTAAGAATAGCCATGGGTTCCATTAACCTCCCAATGCCGGCATTTTCCAGGCATTGAAGGCTTAATAACGGAGCTTTTTCAGTGATGATATTGCAAGCTCTTTCAATTTCCTGCAAAGCAAAAATCATTTCTTCAAATCCTTGAGGAGAGTCCTCGAAAGCTTTGCTTACCGCTTCTACGACGGATACATTTTCTCCGGAGTTTTCAGCTTGCAATTCCCAATCTTTGCCAAGCAATATTGGGTGATGGCGAGGATATTTTTTTAAGCTGGTAAAATCCTTTGATGGCGAAGCTGCCATCTCTTCTGACGAAGCCTCAGCCACCTCCCAATTTGTGAATTCGATTTCAAATCCAAATGCGCATTGAATAATATCCATGGGAGGAGGTTTCTTGGCGCCACAAGATGAGGAAAGCTTTGATGGAAATCTCTCCGATTTATTAGCTTTTGTTGAGCAGTTCTTGTGGCTTGTGCGCATGAATGATGAACTTTCATGCTAAGCAAATTGTTGATGTTGGCTATTAAGCTATTTGTAAGTAATAGCCAAAATAGTGAAAATCTTTTTGCCTACAGGAGCGTCCACTTCAACAGTGTCGCCGATTTTTTTGTCCATAAGCGCTTTGCCTATCGGCGATTCGACGCTTAGTTTTTTCTTTTTAATGTCGGCTTCGTCAGTTCCCACTAGCTGGAATTCCATAGGTCTTCCTGTTTGGTCCTTGAATTTCACATAAGCGCTGAAAAAGACCTTGCTTTGGTCTATGTTTTCAAAAGCGGCGACTTTAAGAACTTTAAAGCGGCGGTGTATGTAGCCTATTCTTCCGTCAAGCTCTCTAAGCTTTTTTCGTCCATAAATGTACTCCGCATTTTCCGATCGATCTCCCATGGCAGCGGCTTCGCCTACCGCTTCTGCGACTTGTTTGCGTTCGCTCCATAAGGCTTCCATTTCGGCATTGAGGGCATCCCAACCTTCTTTAGTGATAAG
The Aureibacter tunicatorum DNA segment above includes these coding regions:
- a CDS encoding GreA/GreB family elongation factor, which encodes MSNYSNLITKEGWDALNAEMEALWSERKQVAEAVGEAAAMGDRSENAEYIYGRKKLRELDGRIGYIHRRFKVLKVAAFENIDQSKVFFSAYVKFKDQTGRPMEFQLVGTDEADIKKKKLSVESPIGKALMDKKIGDTVEVDAPVGKKIFTILAITYK